A window from Pokkaliibacter sp. MBI-7 encodes these proteins:
- a CDS encoding GNAT family N-acetyltransferase, whose product MTYRLQWLTSFHDTHFPTADYVSLYQCLPHATPYNHLAWLTAAEDALTADTQLAILLIWQTTQLVGCLPLIRRRERQKGLHFMVVRHLGFPMSDRIGLMLKEEAAEAAPLILSAIQQHLPYALLQLNEVTAESGEAVFRQWGQRSCYWEQRLICHAPEHAITAADREEISGDARYKLRRARKRTAALGAEVICLQPDEHSIGGILEQISQVELASWKGTEEVGVFCSDHAQWMKQAFRQLAKAGLVSVIALQHEGRYISYRIGPLDKGRIYDFNLAFHPDHAALGSGRLLLDEWIRWGLEQGVQWLDASRVSMKSNHQLHERMTNTITHYRWSFYSCRPAGIALSLMYRLWNGYKQFKRGKQPENQRSDDAN is encoded by the coding sequence ATGACCTATCGCCTGCAATGGCTGACGTCCTTTCACGACACGCACTTTCCGACAGCGGACTATGTCAGTCTCTACCAATGCTTGCCCCATGCCACCCCGTACAACCATCTGGCATGGCTCACTGCTGCCGAAGATGCGCTCACCGCAGACACTCAGCTGGCCATTCTACTGATCTGGCAGACCACCCAGCTGGTAGGCTGCTTGCCGCTGATCCGTCGTCGCGAGCGGCAAAAGGGTTTGCATTTTATGGTAGTCCGCCATTTGGGCTTTCCCATGAGTGACCGCATCGGTCTGATGCTGAAGGAAGAGGCTGCTGAAGCTGCGCCGCTTATACTCTCGGCCATCCAGCAGCACTTACCCTATGCACTGCTGCAATTGAATGAGGTCACCGCTGAAAGCGGGGAAGCCGTTTTTCGGCAGTGGGGCCAACGCAGCTGCTACTGGGAGCAGCGACTGATCTGCCATGCCCCGGAACATGCCATCACCGCAGCTGATCGCGAGGAAATCAGCGGCGATGCCCGCTACAAACTGCGCCGCGCCCGTAAACGCACAGCAGCGCTGGGGGCAGAGGTGATCTGCCTGCAACCCGATGAACACAGTATTGGCGGCATTCTTGAGCAGATCAGCCAGGTGGAACTGGCCAGCTGGAAAGGTACCGAGGAGGTCGGCGTATTCTGTAGTGATCACGCACAGTGGATGAAACAGGCCTTCCGACAGTTAGCCAAGGCAGGTCTGGTGAGCGTGATCGCCCTGCAACACGAAGGCCGATACATCAGCTACCGTATCGGCCCCCTGGATAAGGGGCGTATCTATGATTTCAATCTGGCCTTTCACCCGGACCATGCCGCGCTTGGTAGTGGTCGCCTGTTACTGGATGAGTGGATTCGCTGGGGGCTGGAGCAGGGAGTGCAATGGCTGGATGCATCACGCGTCAGTATGAAATCCAATCATCAGCTGCATGAGCGGATGACCAACACTATCACCCACTATCGCTGGAGCTTTTATTCCTGTAGGCCCGCAGGGATAGCACTGAGTCTGATGTATCGGCTGTGGAATGGTTACAAACAGTTCAAGCGCGGCAAACAACCTGAGAACCAACGTAGCGATGATGCCAACTAA
- a CDS encoding type II secretion system protein GspK: protein MNNAGIRIQQRGVALILVLWIAALLTVVVTAMLSVTRTSQRLQSYQLQHTQAVLLAQAGVEQVVATLLQAADGAGPWQANGQPYTISIDQQPLEIRLYSDLGKVDINVAGTELLTALFAAVGADSGLAQRLAAELLDWRDADDQPRPNGAEAPDYLASGRLSVPRNQSFRSIEELHQLRSMTPALFLQLEPLVTIWTGQEVPRLKLAAPAVATALQRTQGTQLSNLASAPGNVLTIISQVQMASGAPAGVVETLILDAGGGRQGRPYRLLYLREF, encoded by the coding sequence ATGAACAACGCTGGTATCCGCATTCAACAACGTGGCGTGGCCCTGATTCTGGTGCTTTGGATCGCTGCACTGCTGACCGTCGTGGTGACAGCGATGCTCAGCGTGACCCGAACGTCGCAGCGACTGCAAAGCTATCAGCTGCAACATACCCAGGCCGTGCTGCTGGCGCAGGCTGGCGTGGAACAGGTGGTGGCAACCTTGCTGCAAGCGGCTGATGGAGCAGGGCCGTGGCAGGCCAATGGTCAGCCCTATACGATAAGCATCGACCAGCAACCGCTGGAAATAAGGCTGTACAGTGACCTTGGCAAGGTGGATATCAATGTCGCGGGAACTGAGCTGCTCACCGCCCTGTTCGCAGCGGTTGGCGCCGATAGCGGTCTGGCGCAACGGCTGGCCGCCGAGCTGCTGGACTGGCGTGATGCGGATGATCAGCCGCGGCCCAATGGCGCCGAAGCGCCTGACTATCTCGCCAGTGGCCGCCTGAGTGTGCCGCGTAATCAGTCCTTTCGCAGCATTGAAGAACTGCACCAGTTACGCAGTATGACCCCTGCGCTGTTTCTGCAACTGGAGCCGCTGGTGACTATCTGGACCGGGCAGGAGGTACCGCGCCTTAAACTGGCCGCTCCGGCAGTGGCGACGGCGCTGCAGCGTACGCAGGGCACCCAGCTCAGCAATCTGGCCAGCGCGCCCGGGAACGTGCTGACCATCATCAGCCAGGTACAGATGGCCAGCGGTGCCCCCGCCGGTGTGGTGGAAACGCTGATTCTGGATGCCGGTGGCGGCCGGCAGGGCCGACCCTATCGGTTACTGTATTTACGCGAGTTTTGA
- a CDS encoding glycosyltransferase: protein MSKWQTHTDHIGHFAYTPASPTATPFFSVIMGAYNAETTLAASLDSLLQQSFVDFEIIVINDGSSDGTEALLADYAARDARLGYVNQDNIGLTKSLNRAIRLARGQYLVRQDADDDSQPERLAALYEGCATRPDVLFSQAIIIDQQQRHIATIPFLHHLRQVDSVIKYGNIFAHGTLAFRADLLKSEGYDEQFRYAQDYELILRLLQQGRRFFFVNQPLYTFYIREGSIGNARSAQQTALARQALRKHRGTDRYMIVGKPRLLRGLLKLLAYAELWLRNQLPRHDRIENLP, encoded by the coding sequence ATGAGTAAATGGCAAACCCATACCGACCACATTGGCCACTTTGCTTATACCCCAGCCAGCCCTACAGCTACGCCGTTTTTCAGCGTCATCATGGGTGCCTACAACGCCGAAACGACCCTGGCTGCCAGTCTCGATTCACTGCTGCAGCAAAGCTTCGTTGACTTTGAGATCATCGTGATCAATGACGGCTCCAGCGATGGCACTGAGGCATTACTGGCCGACTATGCCGCACGGGACGCCCGGCTAGGTTATGTCAATCAGGACAACATAGGGCTAACTAAATCCCTCAACCGTGCCATTCGCCTCGCGCGCGGGCAGTATCTGGTGCGACAGGATGCTGATGATGATAGCCAGCCTGAGCGTCTTGCCGCGCTGTACGAAGGCTGTGCCACACGACCGGATGTGCTGTTTTCACAAGCCATCATCATTGATCAGCAGCAGCGCCATATTGCGACCATTCCCTTCCTTCACCACCTGCGTCAGGTCGATAGCGTAATCAAGTATGGCAATATTTTTGCTCATGGCACCCTGGCATTCAGGGCCGACCTGCTGAAGTCCGAAGGCTATGATGAGCAGTTTCGCTACGCTCAGGACTACGAGTTGATATTACGGCTATTGCAGCAAGGGCGGCGTTTCTTCTTTGTAAACCAGCCACTGTATACCTTCTATATCCGCGAAGGCTCCATCGGTAATGCCAGGTCGGCCCAACAGACTGCCCTGGCTCGTCAGGCACTGCGCAAACATCGAGGAACGGACCGCTACATGATTGTTGGCAAACCCAGACTGCTGCGTGGTCTGCTAAAACTGCTGGCCTACGCCGAGCTGTGGTTACGCAATCAACTACCCCGACACGACCGTATAGAAAATCTGCCATAA
- a CDS encoding GspH/FimT family protein translates to MRCCAGQRQGGFTLLELLLVLVLLGIALVAVSVNISRGLQPQARQDVAALLAGLRSVRSQAISQGQPLTLTVDPETRQWSAPGQGSHRLSAGLMIELHSAARSPRQQGVYTFYPDGSASGGYIRLVRGGQRWRLDIDWLSGQIRQQQEQQP, encoded by the coding sequence ATGCGTTGTTGTGCAGGGCAACGGCAAGGGGGATTTACCCTGCTGGAACTGCTGCTGGTGTTGGTATTGCTGGGCATCGCTCTGGTGGCGGTATCGGTCAATATCAGCCGGGGCCTGCAGCCACAGGCACGGCAGGATGTGGCGGCGTTGCTGGCAGGGTTGCGCAGTGTGCGCAGCCAGGCTATCAGTCAGGGGCAGCCGCTGACCCTGACCGTAGACCCTGAGACCCGGCAATGGTCAGCGCCGGGGCAAGGTAGTCATCGTCTTTCTGCCGGGCTGATGATCGAACTGCACAGTGCTGCCCGGTCGCCACGGCAGCAGGGCGTCTATACCTTCTACCCTGACGGCAGTGCCAGCGGTGGCTATATCCGGCTGGTCAGAGGCGGGCAACGCTGGCGGCTGGATATTGACTGGTTGAGCGGGCAGATACGCCAGCAGCAGGAACAACAACCATGA
- a CDS encoding prepilin-type N-terminal cleavage/methylation domain-containing protein: MNAAHLPRRQRGFTLLELLFALVLLALLLLLAWQAISRVQRVAQQVEHLNQRQDDIRTAQNYLRQALMNALAQTVHTDDNGHRQVFVGAPDSVLFVAAMPSQFAGLGPLAQQLSLQEQRLQISLHTLPAEPGATPSPSWQGQHTLLEGVRQWQLQYLGWNENGEASAWQSSWQWSNRLPLAVRIHITLADGTLWPTLTIPIRRNVSGYW, translated from the coding sequence ATGAACGCCGCTCATCTGCCCCGGCGGCAACGGGGCTTTACCCTGCTGGAACTGCTGTTTGCCCTGGTGCTGCTGGCGTTATTGCTGCTGCTGGCGTGGCAGGCGATCAGCCGGGTGCAGCGTGTGGCGCAGCAGGTGGAGCATCTCAACCAGCGTCAGGATGACATCCGCACGGCGCAAAACTATCTGCGTCAGGCACTGATGAATGCGCTGGCGCAGACGGTGCACACCGATGACAACGGCCATCGGCAGGTGTTTGTCGGTGCGCCAGACTCGGTGCTGTTTGTGGCGGCGATGCCCAGCCAGTTTGCCGGCCTGGGGCCACTTGCGCAGCAACTGAGCCTGCAGGAGCAACGTTTGCAGATCAGTCTGCATACTCTGCCGGCAGAGCCGGGAGCCACACCTTCACCTTCCTGGCAGGGGCAACATACCCTGCTGGAAGGGGTCAGACAGTGGCAGCTGCAGTATCTGGGGTGGAACGAGAACGGCGAAGCTTCTGCCTGGCAGTCCTCCTGGCAATGGAGCAATCGTCTGCCGCTGGCCGTGCGTATTCACATCACTCTGGCAGATGGCACGCTGTGGCCTACCCTGACCATCCCCATCCGCCGCAATGTGTCGGGTTACTGGTAG
- a CDS encoding prepilin-type N-terminal cleavage/methylation domain-containing protein → MMRACRQAQHGFTLLELVAALAILALTMTILLGAVGDGSRLTGKSVRAGQMALQARSLLEGLGLSGPLQVGDSQGTLDDGKTHWQLHIQPYAGSSAQVQLLHIELILQRDGQQQRFVTLRAQIEGQT, encoded by the coding sequence ATGATGCGCGCATGCCGGCAGGCGCAGCACGGCTTTACCCTGCTGGAGCTGGTGGCGGCACTGGCGATTCTGGCATTGACCATGACGATCTTGCTGGGAGCGGTAGGGGATGGCAGTCGCCTGACCGGCAAAAGTGTGCGTGCCGGGCAGATGGCATTGCAGGCCCGTTCACTGCTCGAAGGGCTGGGCCTCAGTGGTCCGCTGCAGGTGGGTGACAGCCAGGGTACGCTGGACGATGGCAAGACTCACTGGCAGCTGCATATCCAGCCCTATGCCGGCAGCTCAGCGCAGGTGCAGCTGCTTCATATCGAGTTAATTTTGCAGCGTGATGGTCAGCAACAGCGCTTTGTCACCCTGCGGGCGCAGATCGAGGGGCAGACATGA
- a CDS encoding acyltransferase family protein, whose amino-acid sequence MDSTLRTPATEGSPIPASHPVYLPHVDGLRAIAVVAVVIFHAFPPLLPGGFIGVDIFFVISGYLITGILLNDIRQQRFSIQRFYRKRILRIFPALLAVLASVLLFGWFVLFNPEFRQLGLHILSAGGFVQNLTLWHESGYFDNASIAKPLLHLWSLAIEEQFYIVWPLLLVMVGLRIRALFLLLLCSGLGSMLLGIYYVCSDSTAAYYSPLGRAWELLVGAALASIQHHRSARLQYWQQQRGLANGAVLLGLLLIGGALAMLNRDSAFPGYWALLPTLGAALLIVFGQHSHIGRLLLSQPSMVYLGLISYPLYLWHWPLLSFGRIIKPFHGNKLTLLLLALAALLAVLTYHLLERPLRRQVQQHGSRRPLQCLLTTMVALVCLGALSYQHTLSPRLQQVLVPERNEWDFLRTTVSHFDNTGIGIYRLPGQSADTVLYLGDSQLAQYAERIHRVQSTQPNSLSAIFAVGGGCIPVSQVFIDELNRQGCWELRRQAFAMASDPAIKRVVIGGAWHWYLLNSPYYLQQQGSRINVSTDAGRLAALSQLGQDIRHFRELGKEVYLVLGNPISQELSPFTSGVRLLPANRSATQPLLPIDTAQQQLHQALLEVAEQFGARIIDPYEATCPGNRCPRVTITGLPIFKDHAHFNPDWAVNNAQFMDSSVLSSPALRFSSSL is encoded by the coding sequence ATGGACTCGACGCTTCGGACACCCGCCACCGAAGGCTCCCCCATACCTGCGTCACACCCAGTCTATCTGCCCCATGTCGATGGACTGCGTGCCATTGCTGTAGTGGCCGTAGTGATCTTTCATGCCTTTCCCCCCTTACTGCCCGGGGGGTTTATCGGGGTTGATATCTTTTTTGTGATTTCCGGCTATCTGATCACTGGCATTCTGCTGAACGACATCAGGCAACAGCGCTTTAGCATCCAGCGCTTCTATCGCAAGCGGATACTGCGCATTTTCCCTGCACTGCTGGCAGTCCTTGCCAGTGTGTTGCTGTTTGGCTGGTTCGTATTGTTCAACCCTGAATTCCGCCAGCTGGGGCTGCATATCCTCAGTGCCGGGGGGTTCGTCCAGAACCTGACGCTCTGGCATGAGAGCGGTTATTTCGACAACGCCTCCATCGCCAAACCCTTGCTGCATCTGTGGAGTCTGGCTATCGAAGAGCAGTTCTATATTGTATGGCCACTGCTGCTGGTGATGGTCGGTCTGCGCATCAGGGCGCTGTTCTTGCTGCTGCTATGCAGTGGACTGGGCTCAATGCTGCTCGGCATCTACTATGTATGCAGCGACAGTACTGCTGCCTACTATTCGCCCCTTGGCCGTGCCTGGGAGTTGTTAGTGGGTGCGGCACTGGCAAGTATTCAACACCACCGATCTGCCCGCCTGCAGTATTGGCAGCAACAACGTGGACTGGCCAACGGAGCCGTGCTGTTGGGGCTGCTGCTTATTGGCGGGGCACTGGCTATGCTAAACAGAGACAGTGCTTTTCCCGGCTATTGGGCGCTGTTGCCCACCCTGGGCGCTGCACTATTGATCGTTTTCGGCCAGCACAGCCACATTGGCCGTCTGCTATTGAGCCAACCCAGCATGGTCTATCTCGGCCTGATCAGCTACCCACTCTATTTATGGCACTGGCCGCTACTGTCCTTCGGCCGCATTATCAAACCTTTCCATGGCAACAAGCTTACGCTGCTGCTACTGGCTCTGGCAGCACTTCTGGCTGTCCTGACCTACCACCTGCTGGAGCGCCCACTGCGTCGCCAGGTACAGCAGCATGGCAGTCGCCGCCCGCTGCAGTGCCTGTTGACCACCATGGTGGCGTTAGTCTGTCTGGGTGCGCTGAGCTACCAGCACACTCTTTCCCCCCGCCTGCAGCAAGTGCTGGTGCCTGAAAGAAATGAATGGGATTTTCTCCGTACCACCGTCAGCCACTTCGACAATACCGGCATTGGTATATACCGCTTACCTGGACAGTCTGCCGATACAGTGTTGTATCTGGGGGATTCGCAACTGGCACAGTATGCCGAGCGTATTCATCGGGTGCAGTCCACTCAACCCAACAGCCTGAGCGCCATCTTTGCCGTGGGTGGCGGCTGCATCCCTGTCAGCCAAGTATTTATCGATGAACTGAATCGCCAGGGCTGCTGGGAGCTACGTAGACAGGCTTTCGCGATGGCCAGTGATCCCGCCATCAAGCGCGTGGTGATCGGCGGGGCATGGCACTGGTATCTGCTCAACAGTCCCTACTACCTGCAGCAACAAGGCAGCCGCATCAATGTCAGCACCGACGCGGGCCGCCTCGCCGCGCTCAGCCAGCTGGGTCAGGATATTCGCCATTTCCGCGAGCTCGGTAAGGAAGTCTATCTGGTGCTGGGTAATCCCATTAGCCAGGAGCTCAGCCCCTTTACTTCTGGTGTGCGGCTGCTACCCGCCAACCGCTCGGCCACCCAACCCCTCTTACCAATTGATACCGCACAGCAACAGTTGCATCAGGCTCTGCTAGAGGTGGCAGAGCAGTTCGGCGCCAGGATTATCGATCCCTATGAAGCCACCTGCCCGGGCAATCGCTGTCCCAGAGTCACCATAACAGGCTTGCCGATTTTCAAAGATCACGCCCACTTCAACCCGGACTGGGCAGTAAACAATGCGCAATTTATGGATAGCAGTGTTTTGAGCAGCCCAGCGCTCCGTTTTTCCTCGTCTTTATAA
- a CDS encoding serine acetyltransferase, producing MKTLIKSLVKKNPHTAMAYAYLRHTCYNTLQLRRHLYELYLSALYFRRATLKLANHLTIGITTLYEQRTVLPHPVGVVIGQGVKLGKHCTIYQNATIGLKHVSDTAYPVLGNYVTVCAHACILGDITIGDNAVIAAGAVVLHDVPANVVVAGVPARVISTRLDNETRHALIKAGVIYE from the coding sequence ATGAAGACCCTGATCAAATCTCTGGTTAAGAAAAACCCACACACTGCCATGGCCTATGCCTATCTGCGACATACCTGCTACAACACGTTGCAGCTCAGACGCCATCTGTACGAACTGTATCTGAGTGCCCTGTACTTTCGTCGCGCTACACTGAAGCTGGCCAACCATCTCACTATTGGTATTACGACCCTCTACGAGCAACGTACTGTACTCCCCCATCCCGTGGGGGTGGTCATCGGTCAGGGCGTCAAACTGGGCAAACATTGCACTATATACCAAAACGCCACCATTGGACTGAAACATGTCAGCGACACGGCCTACCCGGTACTGGGCAACTATGTCACGGTCTGCGCCCATGCCTGCATCCTTGGCGACATCACTATCGGCGACAATGCCGTGATCGCGGCAGGTGCCGTTGTACTGCACGACGTGCCTGCCAATGTCGTGGTCGCTGGCGTGCCTGCGCGGGTCATCAGTACTCGACTTGATAACGAAACGCGTCACGCGTTGATCAAAGCAGGCGTCATCTATGAGTAA
- a CDS encoding flippase, whose amino-acid sequence MNKYLANSLWTVAERCSRALISFVLVALIARHIGPEQFGILAFIQSVIAILCMTVSFGMDNVLVKVFSEQDDEQHALRTLSTAVLFRMTLGITLLLGLLLFVYGSDLIEPQLKPIYIVLGLSLLFINYNTYLSLYQAKSISRKLIPASLTSTLLIAAYRLWLLEHDGTLFDFALTFTLELASKMLLVMYLARKDHFQFTLRAADRQQLQTLLIPSTSMLVSSMIVVVYARTDQLMIMHLMGERDLGVYSVAIRISEAYLIIPTLIATSFFPMISRSAEAHNSQAYFDITHFCSVVPAILIALLSPWIIPMLFGESYIDAIPVLFLTLAASAFSILGATSTNFLIVQNLAHLRIFRALAGLVINVVLNYLLIPPYGLMGAAWATLASQMCASWLSNLFTAATRQSFYWQTRSLLTFGLPGIVNVLKKR is encoded by the coding sequence ATGAATAAGTATCTGGCCAATAGCCTGTGGACTGTCGCGGAACGTTGCAGCCGGGCACTGATCAGCTTTGTTCTGGTTGCGCTGATTGCCCGCCATATCGGCCCTGAACAGTTTGGTATTCTGGCCTTTATCCAGAGTGTGATTGCCATTTTGTGCATGACCGTCAGCTTTGGCATGGACAATGTGCTGGTCAAGGTGTTTTCCGAACAGGACGATGAGCAACACGCCCTGCGCACGCTCAGTACCGCAGTGCTGTTTCGCATGACCCTGGGCATAACACTGCTTTTGGGATTACTGCTCTTTGTCTACGGCAGTGACCTGATCGAACCCCAGTTGAAACCGATTTACATTGTGCTGGGACTAAGCCTGCTGTTTATCAACTACAACACCTATCTGTCGCTGTATCAGGCCAAGTCCATCTCCCGCAAACTGATACCGGCCTCGCTCACCAGCACCCTGCTGATTGCAGCCTATCGACTGTGGCTACTTGAGCATGATGGCACTCTGTTCGACTTTGCACTGACCTTTACCCTGGAATTAGCCAGCAAAATGCTGCTGGTGATGTATCTGGCGCGCAAAGATCACTTCCAGTTCACCCTGCGTGCCGCAGACAGGCAGCAACTGCAGACCCTGCTGATTCCCAGTACGTCCATGCTGGTCTCCTCCATGATCGTGGTGGTCTACGCCCGCACTGACCAGCTGATGATTATGCATCTGATGGGTGAACGCGATCTGGGGGTTTACAGTGTCGCCATCCGCATCAGTGAAGCCTATCTGATTATCCCAACCCTGATCGCTACCTCCTTCTTTCCGATGATTTCGCGTTCAGCTGAAGCGCACAACAGCCAGGCCTACTTCGATATCACCCATTTTTGCTCGGTGGTACCCGCCATACTGATCGCCCTGCTGTCTCCCTGGATCATCCCCATGCTGTTCGGAGAGAGCTATATCGATGCCATCCCTGTGCTGTTCCTCACCCTGGCAGCCTCAGCCTTTTCCATCCTGGGAGCCACCAGCACCAACTTTCTGATTGTGCAGAACCTTGCTCACTTGCGTATTTTTCGTGCGCTGGCAGGCCTGGTCATCAACGTCGTACTCAACTATCTGCTCATTCCCCCCTACGGCCTGATGGGCGCCGCCTGGGCGACCCTGGCCAGCCAAATGTGTGCATCCTGGCTAAGCAACCTGTTTACCGCTGCCACACGGCAGAGCTTTTACTGGCAAACTCGCAGCCTGCTGACCTTCGGCCTCCCAGGCATAGTGAATGTATTGAAGAAACGATGA
- the gspG gene encoding type II secretion system major pseudopilin GspG, whose amino-acid sequence MNSARPTAVTSSAPVMHRRGPAARRQQGFTLLEMLAVIVLLGIVATIVVRNIGGNVDKGKYNAGKAQLASLSMKIESYALDNGAPPRQLSFLLEKPAGVNTWVGPYAKASDLKDPFGHEFGYKVPGQHGAFDLIFLGQDGQAGGDGYNADIGNWE is encoded by the coding sequence ATGAATAGTGCCAGACCAACCGCTGTAACCTCTTCTGCCCCCGTCATGCACCGTCGAGGCCCGGCTGCCCGGCGACAGCAGGGCTTTACTCTGCTGGAGATGCTGGCGGTGATTGTACTGCTGGGCATCGTGGCCACCATCGTCGTGCGCAATATCGGCGGCAATGTCGATAAGGGCAAATACAACGCCGGTAAGGCCCAGCTGGCCAGCCTCAGCATGAAGATCGAAAGCTACGCGCTGGACAACGGCGCACCGCCCAGACAGCTCAGCTTTCTGCTGGAAAAACCGGCCGGGGTAAATACCTGGGTGGGCCCCTATGCCAAAGCATCGGATCTGAAAGATCCCTTCGGCCATGAGTTTGGCTACAAGGTACCGGGGCAGCACGGTGCCTTCGACCTGATCTTCCTTGGTCAGGACGGCCAGGCCGGTGGCGACGGCTACAATGCCGATATCGGCAACTGGGAGTAA
- a CDS encoding NAD(P)/FAD-dependent oxidoreductase, with translation MPPTTYDIAIIGAGFAGSCLAWMLKDQPVRVALLDRNTSYPPSFRAEKLEQDQAELLSKFGLLDARQPLTSPIHRVDCYRKGQHYQQDVGPQYGIHYTDTVNQLRSLARKYADFFQSRVIDLSTSDTQQQLVLENGQRLQARLLVLATGGNVINPLAFKLGMRQQATRELRSLSFAFDIGRADGQPYDFQSFNYFLDPREHQIDYVTLFPIGDSVRINLFTQWHPKDMRVRAMRRSPMQELDEYFPGLFEQIGDSVLTGSDKVALFPTQYYQLSKVEQPGIVVIGDEFQSVSPATGKGLSKVLTDVDVLSGLIPQWLESEGIAVDKVQQFYRHPEKQAVDSLAKREWVYLADNALHPEIISKVKRKLAKLMGVG, from the coding sequence GTGCCACCTACTACTTACGATATCGCCATCATCGGTGCAGGCTTTGCGGGCTCATGTCTGGCATGGATGCTGAAAGATCAGCCTGTCAGAGTGGCGCTGCTTGACCGCAATACCAGCTACCCTCCCAGCTTTCGTGCCGAAAAACTGGAACAGGATCAGGCGGAACTGCTCAGCAAATTCGGTCTGCTCGATGCCCGTCAGCCACTGACCTCGCCCATTCACCGTGTCGACTGTTACCGCAAGGGTCAGCATTATCAGCAGGATGTCGGGCCGCAGTACGGTATTCACTACACCGACACGGTCAATCAGCTACGCAGCCTGGCCAGAAAGTATGCGGACTTCTTTCAATCCAGGGTGATAGACCTCTCCACCTCAGACACACAACAGCAGCTCGTGCTGGAAAACGGACAGCGGCTGCAAGCAAGGCTGCTGGTGCTGGCTACCGGCGGTAACGTCATCAACCCGCTGGCCTTCAAGCTGGGCATGCGACAGCAGGCCACCCGTGAGCTCCGCTCACTGTCATTTGCGTTCGATATTGGCCGGGCCGATGGCCAGCCTTACGACTTCCAGAGCTTCAACTACTTCCTCGATCCTCGCGAACACCAGATCGACTACGTCACCCTGTTCCCCATTGGCGACAGCGTCCGCATCAACCTCTTCACCCAATGGCATCCCAAGGACATGCGCGTGCGCGCCATGCGTCGCAGCCCCATGCAGGAGCTGGATGAGTACTTCCCAGGCCTGTTTGAACAGATCGGTGATTCGGTACTGACCGGCTCTGACAAGGTAGCCTTGTTCCCCACCCAGTACTATCAGCTGAGCAAGGTGGAGCAACCCGGTATTGTCGTCATTGGTGATGAGTTCCAGAGCGTGTCCCCCGCCACGGGTAAGGGCCTGAGCAAGGTACTGACCGATGTTGATGTCCTTTCTGGCCTGATACCGCAGTGGCTGGAGAGTGAAGGTATCGCGGTCGACAAAGTTCAGCAGTTCTATCGTCACCCGGAAAAACAGGCGGTCGACAGCCTGGCCAAACGGGAATGGGTCTATCTGGCCGACAATGCGCTGCATCCGGAAATTATCAGCAAAGTGAAGCGCAAGCTGGCGAAGTTAATGGGAGTGGGGTGA